The window ACGACGAACACCGTCCCGCCGGCCGTCCCGAGCAGTCCGAAGGCGAGCACCAGTCCCGCGAAGGAGGCGGAGACCTGCAACAGCGCGACGGCCGTGGCGAAGACGACGCCGGCGGCCGCGACGACCGGCCGCAGCGGTACCCGGGCGATGAGGACGCCGATCGCGCCGCCGGCGACGTAAAACGCCGCCGTCGTGATGGAGAAGATCGACGAGACGCGAAGGCTCGTGAGCCCGAACGCCTCACCCAGCGCCTGGGAGTACACGGTGAACGTGAAGACGATTCCCCAGATGAGCACGAGCAGGAGGACGCCCAGCGCGACGATGAGCCAACTGGTGAGCGAGTCGAGGGCGGAGTCTTGCACGTCTGTCATAATGTGTCACGAGCGCCGGCCGTCCGAACCCGGAGCGCCGGCGACGCCGTAGTTCGGTCAGAGCGTGTCGCCAGCACCGCTTAGTGTTTTCTTTCGGTTCCGGAACAAAAACGCCCGTCGAGAGTTCCGATATCATCCGTGTAACCCGGTCACTACCGGTAAACGCCGTAATCTGACCAAACTTTCATTAGTGAATCACGGTAAGTATGACCTATGGCACTCGAAGGCCAGTCACGATACAGCATCGACGCGGACTGGAACAAACTCTATATCGACGGCGAGTGGGTCGAATCCGAGAGCGGCGAGTCCACGCCCGTCGAAGATCCGTCCACGCGGGAGGTCGTCACGGAGGTCCCCAGCGGAACCGAGGGCGACGTAGACGCCGCCTACGAGGCGGCCGTCGAGGCACAGAAGGAGTGGGGCGAACAGCCCCCGGCCGCGCGCGAGGAGGCCGTCCAGGGACTCATTCAGGCGATCGAAGAGCACTCAGAGGAGATCATCGAACTGATCACCACCGAGATCGGCGGCATCCACGGCGTCGGCGAGACCTCGATCCAGATCACGCAGGACCACCTCGCGGAGGCCGCGACGCTCCCCCGGCGGATGAAGGGTGAGACCGCCGCCTCGAACATCCCCGGCAAGGAGAACATCGTCTACCGCGAACCCGAGGGCGTCGTCACGGTCATCTCGCCGTGGAACTTCCCGCTGAACCTCACGGCGCGGGCGCTCGCGCCGGCGATCGCCGCGGGCAACTCGGTCGTCCTCAAGCCGGCGACCGACGCGCCGATCGTCGGCGGCCTCGTCTGGGCCCGCTTGGCCGAGGAGGCCGGCATCCCGCCCGGCGTGATCAACGTCGTCACCGGAAGCGGCTCGGAGATCGGCGACCACCTCGCCGGCCACCCCGACAGCGACGTCGTCGCGTTCACCGGATCGACCGAGGTCGGCCAGCACGTCGCCGGTCTCGCCGCGGAGAACCTCGCGGTCCCGGCGATGGAACTCGGCGGCAACAACGCCCACATCGTCACCGACGAGGCGGACCTCGACCAGGCGATCGACGCCGCGATCTTCGGCTCGTTCATCCACCAGGGGCAGGTCTGCATCTCGATCAACCGCCACCTCGTCCACGAGGACGTCTACGACGAGTACGTCGAGCGACTGACCGAGCGCGCAGAGAGCCTCCCGGCCGGCAGCGCCCACGACGAGGTCGTACTCGGCCCCATCATCAACGAGTCCCAGCGCGACGAGATGCTCGGGTACGTCGAGGAGTCGATCGAGGCCGGCGCGACCCTCGAAACGGGCGGAGAGACGGTTGAGCTCGAAGGCGTCGAGGACTCGCTGGTCGTCCGTCCCACGGTGCTCTCCGATGCGACGAACGATATGGCGGCGTCCTGCAACGAGCACTTCGGTCCCATCGCGCCCGTGATCCCCTTCTCGGACGTCGACGAGGCGGTCGAGATGGCCAACGACACCGAGTACGGGCTCACCGGCTCGGTCCACGCCGGCGACATCGGCACGGGGCTGCAGATCGCAAAGCGGATCGACTCGGGCAACATCCACGTCAACGACCAGGGCATCAACGACGAGGCGCACGTCCCCTTCAGCGGCACGAAGGCCTCCGGTCTCGGCGGCTACAACTCCACGGACTTCCTCGACGAGGTGACCGAGAAGAAGTGGATCTCCCTGCAGCACGAACCGCGGGAGTTCCCGTTCTGAGATGGTCGACGGGACGGTCTGCATCGTCGCCGGCGGGGGTAACGGCCTCGGACGGGCCGCGGCCCACGAACTCGCTGCCCACGGCGCGCGGGTGGTCGTCAACGACCTCGGCTGCGAGGTCGACGGCACGGGCAGCGACGCGTCCGTCCCCGAGGACGTCGCCGAGGCGATCCGCGAGCGGGGCGGCACCGCGACCGCCCACCACGGCGACGTGAGCGACTTCGAGTACGCCGAGCGCCTGATCGCCGACACCGTCGCGGAGTACGGTCGCGTGGACTTCGTCTGCAACTTCGCTGGCATCCTCCGCGACGGGATCAGTTACAAACTCTCGGAGGAGGACTGGCGTGAGGTGATCGAGACGAACCTCACCGGCCAGTTCGCGCCGCTGCGTGCCGCCGCGAAGCACTGGCGAGAAGCGAGTGAGGAACAGAGCGTCGAGAGCGACGGGGACGAGTCTGACGACGGCGGATTCGACCGCCAGCGCTCGTATCTCGCCGTCAGCGCCGGGGCGGCGCGCGGCAGCCTGGGCCAGGCGAACTACGCCGCCGCGAAGGCCGGCGTCCTCGGGATGGTCCGCTCGGTGTCGAACGAACTGATCCGCTCGAACGTCCGGGTGAACGCGCTGGTTCCGAACGGCTACACGCGGATGACCGAGACGGTGCCGGAGGAGCACCGACCCTACACCGAATCGGAGATGCCCCCCGAGAAGGTCGCGCCGCTCGTCGCCTACCTGGCCAGCGAGGCGGCCGAGGACGTCACGGGCTGTACGCTGTACGCCGGCGGCGACCGCGTCGGCGTCTTCTCCGACCCGGCGACCGAAGCCGTCGGCGTCAGTCCCGACGGCTGGACGCTGGAGTCGCTCTCGGAGCACTTCCGCGAGGACGTCGCGGGCGACGTCGAACTGAGTCGGACGGAGAGTTACCTGTAGGGCGGTCCCCTCGCCGTCTCGCTTTCGGCCGTCCGACCCGACGCTCGCGCCGAAAGGCATCTTTTATCACGGATTCCGCCGATGATTCGCGTATGCGATTCGTCCGCTACGACGACGACCAGCTCGGACTGCTCACCGACGACGGCACCGGCGTCATCGACCTCTCGGACCGCCTCGGGCTCGACGGCGACGAACCCCTCGTCGAGTACATCGAGGGCGACTACGACGCCGCCGAATACGAGGACGAGGATCCCGACCACGACGTCGAGGACGTCGAGATCGGCTCGCCCGTCGGCCGACCGGGGAAGGTCATCGCCGCGCCGCTGAACTACGAGAACCACATCGAGGAGGCCATCGCCGACAAGGACATCACCACCGACGAGTGGTTCTCGATCAAGGACAAGGGCTACTTCCTGAAAGCGCCCTCCAGCGTCGTCGGCCCGGACCACGGGATCGAACTCCCGTTCGAGGACCGCCGGACGGACCACGAGGTCGAACTCGCGTTCGTGATGGGCGAGGAGGCCAAGGACGTCTCCGCCGAGGAGGCCTGGGACCACATCTTCGGGTACACGATCCTGCTCGACATCTCCCTGCGCGGTGACCAGGACCGCTCGAACCGCAAGTCCTACGACACGTTCACCGTCATCGGGCCGTGCGTCGTCACCGCCGACGAGATCGACGACCCGCAGGACCTCCAGATGGAACTGCAGCTCAACGGCGAGCGCCGCCAGTACGAGAACACCGGCGACATGGTCTACACCTGCGCCGACGTCGTCCAGTACGCCTCGCTGGGCGCGACGCTGGAAGTCGGCGACGTCATCACCACCGGAACGCCCGAGGGCGTGAGCGAACTCCACGACGGCGACACCATCGACGCCGAGATCGAAGACGTCGGCTCGATGACCGTCGAGGTCACCGGCCGCGACGTCTCCTACGCCGACGCCAACGTCACGAAGGGCGGCCAGGAGTAGGCCGTCGGCCCGTTCGCGAGTGGGGCCAAGAGCGACGTCCGACCCGCTGTTCTTTCGGATCGACCGCCGTGACGAAGAGGGACTGCCGTGGCGATCGATCGGCGGTCGCCCTCCTCGCGCGCGCACCGGCAGCCGGACGGCCCCGAGTTCCCCGCCCTCGTCCGCCTCCGCCGGACGCTGCCCGAAAGGTAGGCTTAAGAAAGCCGCCGACGTACGACGTGACAATCGATGTCACTGCTCGAAGTAGATTCGATAGACGTCGCGTACGGCAACGTGCAGGTCCTCTGGGACGTGAGCCTCTCCGTCGACAAGGGCGAGACCGTGGCGTTGCTGGGAGCCAACGGTGCGGGGAAGACGACGACGCTGAAGACGATCTGTGGCGACCTCTCCCCTATGGACGGGGAGATCAGATACAAGGGCGAGTCGATCGGCGACATGCCGCACGAGGACGTCGTCGCGAAGGGCGTCGCCCACGTTCCCGAAGGGAGAGAGGTGTTCACCGAGAGCACCGTCCGCGAGAACCTCGAACTGGGGGCGTACCTCGACCGCAGCGGGATGGACGAGCGCCTCGAACGCGTCTACGACATCTTCCCGCGTCTCGAAGAGCGCGCGAAACAGCAGGCCGGGACGCTGTCGGGCGGCGAACAGCAGATGCTCGCGATCGGCCGCGGGCTGATGAGCGACCCCGACCTGCTGCTCCTCGACGAGGCCAGCCTCGGACTCGCGCCGGTGCTCGTCGACGACGTCTTCGAGGCCATCCAGCGGATCAACGACGAGGGAACGACCGTACTCCTCGTCGAGCAGGACATCTACAACGCGCTCCGCGTGGCCGACCGCGGCTACGTCATCAAGACCGGCGAGATCTCGCTGTCGGGGACGGCCCAGGAGCTCGCACAGGACGAGCGCGTCGAAGAGTCGTACCTCGGCGCGTAGCCGGGACGCTGTAGGCTTTTTTCCGAACGGCGTCGGAAACAGAAAAAAGAAAAGCGCGAGAACCGAGCCGACTCAGTCGTGGGCGGCGTCGGTCTCGACCGTCTCCTCGACGAGGTACTCCTTGATGAGGCCGTAGAGCCCCGTCGGGAGGAAGATGATGAAGAGGATGATCAAGATCCCCTCGACCGCAGAGGAGAACCCGCCGACGATCGCCGAGAGACCGTTGTCGAGAAGCAGGAACAACGCGGACCCGAAGATCGGCCCGGCGAACGTGCCCATCCCGCCGAGGATGACGATGACGAGCGAGTCGATCGTCCACGTCACCGCGAGCGTCGACTGGGGATTGATGTACAGCGTGTAGTGGCCGTACAGCGCGCCGGCCAGCCCCGCGAAGAACGAAGAGACGACGAACGCGTACATCTTGTACTTCAGCGGGTTGACGCCGAGACTGCTCGCGGCGTCCTCGTCGTCGTGGATCGCCTTCATTCCGAGGCCGGTGGGTCCGCGGACGATCAGGTAGGTGACGACCACCGTGGCGACCGTCGCGACGAGCGTGAGGAAGAACATCACGTCGCCGTGGGAGATGGCCTCCCCGATCGAGAGGTCGGCGTTCACGTAGTAGCCGGTCGCGCCGCCGGTCAGGTCCCGGCGGTCGAGCATCACGAGTTCGATGACGGCCGCGAGCGCGAGCGTCCCGATGGCGAAGTAGTGGCCGGTGAGCCGGAAGATGACCGGTCCGATCACCAGGGCGATGAGCGCCGACGCGAGCGCACCGATCGGGATCGCCACGAGGAGCGGTAGTTCGATCGAGCCGGGGAACCCGGCCGCAGAGGGCGTCGTGAGCCACGCGGAGACGAACGCGCCCATCCCGAAGAACGCGGCGTGACCCAGCGAGATCTGCCCGGCGTAGCCGGCGAGCAGGTTCCAAGAGACGCCGAGCATCACGAAGACCAGCCCCGTGAGGATGAGCCCGGTCAGCGAGTCCGTCGTGGTGAACGGAACCGTCACTAACCAGAGCACGGCGAGGACGCCGAGCCCCTGCACGCGCCGATCGGTGGCGAGCGACTCGCCGGGCGCCTTCTCGAGGAGCGCCACTACTCACCACCTCCCGAGCCACCGAAGAGGCCCTCGGGCTTGACGAGCAGGACGACCAGGAAGATGAGCAGGCTCACGACGTTGCGGTAGCCGCCGCCGAGATACAGCGCACCGAGGTTCTCCGAGACGCCGAGGACGAGGCCCCCGACGAGCGTCCCGATGACGCTGCCGACGCCGCCGAGGACGACCACGGCGAACGTCTTCAGCAGGTAGGACCACCCGACGTACGGGTCGATGGGGAACAGCATCGAGAGCAGCGCGCCGGCCGCGCCGGCCAGCGCCGTCCCGATGCCGAGCGTGATGACGTAGATCTGATCGGTGTTGATCCCCATGTACTTCGCGGCGGTTCGGTTCTGCGCGGTCGCCCGAATCGCCTGTCCCGTCTTCGTGTACTGCAGGAACGCCCAGGTGAGGACGATCAGCAGAACGGAGACGACGAACGTCACCGTCCGCGGGAACGACATGAACGCGAACCCGAGCTCGAATCCGTCTCCTGGGATGCCGATGTCGGCGGTTCGGGCGTCGCCGCCGAGCAGGACGCGACCGAGGTTCTGCAGGATCAACGCGAGACCGAACAGCACGATGATCGGCTGTTCGAGCCCCTCGTCGACGACGTGCTTCAGGAGCACCTTCTGCAACAGGACGCCGAGGCCGAACATCAGGACCATCGCGAGCAGCATCCCCACCAGCGGCGTGATTCCCGTCGCCGCGAAGACGAGGATCGCGACGTACGCACCGACCATCAGCATGTGGCCGTGCGCGAGGTTCACGATGTCCATAATCCCGAAGACGAGCGAGAGGCCCAGGGCTGCGAGGGCGTAGATGCCCCCGAGCAGCAGACCGTTCACCACCGATTGGGTGAGCAGGTCGGTTGCGACCATCGTCAGGCGTGTACGGCTTCTGTCCGGCCGGTCATCGCTCGCTCCACGGCGGGATCGGGTACTGGAAGTCGATAGCGCGCTCGGAATCGGTGTCCGGGTACGCCAGTCGCTGTGCGCCCTCCCACCACTGGCCGGTCGGCGCGGTCAGTTCGCCCTCGGTGGGCAGCCCGTTCTCCTCGAAGGTGAACGAGCCGATCACGGTCTCGAACTCCGTGCTGCGGAGCGCGTCGCGAACCGCGGTGGGCTCGACGGAGCCGGCCGCCTCGACGGCCTGCTGGGCGACCTGCGTCAGGTTGTACGACCCGCCGACGTTCGCGGGCATGTACTCGCTCTCGATGTCGTACTCGTTGAAGAACGTCTCGCGGAGCGCCGCGTTGCCGTTGCCCGTCAGACCGGGCACCCAGCCGGGGCACATCAGGGCGTACGCGCCGGACTCGCCGAGGGCGGACCACCAGGCGGACGGGTCGGCGCCGCGGACGAACTTCAGCATCTTCGGGGCCCAGTTGTTCGACTGCATCTGGTTGACCGCGGTGATGCCGCCCGGCGGCGTCGGGTTCGACAGCAGCACTTCGACCTCGTTGCTCTCGGCCTGCGAGATGAGCGTCGAGAAGTCCGAGGAACCGATCTCGAAGACCTCTCGCATCACGACGTCGTAGCCCGCCTCACTGAGAGTGTCCTCCCAGTACTGGGCCTGTTCCTCACCCCAGCCCGAGTTGGGCTCCCAGATACCGACGTTCGTCGGTCGCTCCTCCTCGGGGATGAGCTGGAGCGTCCCGAGCGTCGAGCGGGCGACGTCGCGGGACTTCGGGAACGGCGCGAACGTCCACTCGTAGTTGTCGTTTCGGTGCGGTGCCTCGTAGGCGAACGCGATGCCGAGGAAGGGAAGCCCCTGGTTCTCCGCGAAGGCGCTCCCGGCCGTGACGAGCAGGCTGGAGAAGCTCCCCCAGATCATGTTGACGTCGTTGTTGCTGACGATGGCCTGGAGCTGTTCGCGGAGCGTCTGCGCGTCGCTCTCGTCGTCGCGGAGGATGAGCTCGACGTCGCGGTCGAGCTCTTCGTTCATCCGGGCGACGCCGAGTTCGTAGCCGCGTCGGAGGTCCTCGCCGAGCGAGGAGAAACTCCCCGTCTCCGGAACCGTCCCCGCGATGGTGAGCGGCGTCGTGTCGCCGCCGCCGTCCCCACCGCTGTCTCCGCCGCCGTCTCCGCTGTCGCCACCGTCGCCGCCGCCGTCACCGCTACCGTCACCGCCGTCGTCTCCACCCCCGCCGCCGAGCGTGCAACCGGCGAGACCGGTGATCGCGAGTGTAC is drawn from Halobellus limi and contains these coding sequences:
- a CDS encoding aldehyde dehydrogenase family protein, coding for MALEGQSRYSIDADWNKLYIDGEWVESESGESTPVEDPSTREVVTEVPSGTEGDVDAAYEAAVEAQKEWGEQPPAAREEAVQGLIQAIEEHSEEIIELITTEIGGIHGVGETSIQITQDHLAEAATLPRRMKGETAASNIPGKENIVYREPEGVVTVISPWNFPLNLTARALAPAIAAGNSVVLKPATDAPIVGGLVWARLAEEAGIPPGVINVVTGSGSEIGDHLAGHPDSDVVAFTGSTEVGQHVAGLAAENLAVPAMELGGNNAHIVTDEADLDQAIDAAIFGSFIHQGQVCISINRHLVHEDVYDEYVERLTERAESLPAGSAHDEVVLGPIINESQRDEMLGYVEESIEAGATLETGGETVELEGVEDSLVVRPTVLSDATNDMAASCNEHFGPIAPVIPFSDVDEAVEMANDTEYGLTGSVHAGDIGTGLQIAKRIDSGNIHVNDQGINDEAHVPFSGTKASGLGGYNSTDFLDEVTEKKWISLQHEPREFPF
- a CDS encoding fumarylacetoacetate hydrolase family protein — its product is MRFVRYDDDQLGLLTDDGTGVIDLSDRLGLDGDEPLVEYIEGDYDAAEYEDEDPDHDVEDVEIGSPVGRPGKVIAAPLNYENHIEEAIADKDITTDEWFSIKDKGYFLKAPSSVVGPDHGIELPFEDRRTDHEVELAFVMGEEAKDVSAEEAWDHIFGYTILLDISLRGDQDRSNRKSYDTFTVIGPCVVTADEIDDPQDLQMELQLNGERRQYENTGDMVYTCADVVQYASLGATLEVGDVITTGTPEGVSELHDGDTIDAEIEDVGSMTVEVTGRDVSYADANVTKGGQE
- a CDS encoding branched-chain amino acid ABC transporter permease codes for the protein MALLEKAPGESLATDRRVQGLGVLAVLWLVTVPFTTTDSLTGLILTGLVFVMLGVSWNLLAGYAGQISLGHAAFFGMGAFVSAWLTTPSAAGFPGSIELPLLVAIPIGALASALIALVIGPVIFRLTGHYFAIGTLALAAVIELVMLDRRDLTGGATGYYVNADLSIGEAISHGDVMFFLTLVATVATVVVTYLIVRGPTGLGMKAIHDDEDAASSLGVNPLKYKMYAFVVSSFFAGLAGALYGHYTLYINPQSTLAVTWTIDSLVIVILGGMGTFAGPIFGSALFLLLDNGLSAIVGGFSSAVEGILIILFIIFLPTGLYGLIKEYLVEETVETDAAHD
- a CDS encoding amino acid ABC transporter substrate-binding protein: MARDDTSIRRRTYLKGAGATSTLAITGLAGCTLGGGGGDDGGDGSGDGGGDGGDSGDGGGDSGGDGGGDTTPLTIAGTVPETGSFSSLGEDLRRGYELGVARMNEELDRDVELILRDDESDAQTLREQLQAIVSNNDVNMIWGSFSSLLVTAGSAFAENQGLPFLGIAFAYEAPHRNDNYEWTFAPFPKSRDVARSTLGTLQLIPEEERPTNVGIWEPNSGWGEEQAQYWEDTLSEAGYDVVMREVFEIGSSDFSTLISQAESNEVEVLLSNPTPPGGITAVNQMQSNNWAPKMLKFVRGADPSAWWSALGESGAYALMCPGWVPGLTGNGNAALRETFFNEYDIESEYMPANVGGSYNLTQVAQQAVEAAGSVEPTAVRDALRSTEFETVIGSFTFEENGLPTEGELTAPTGQWWEGAQRLAYPDTDSERAIDFQYPIPPWSER
- a CDS encoding branched-chain amino acid ABC transporter permease; protein product: MVATDLLTQSVVNGLLLGGIYALAALGLSLVFGIMDIVNLAHGHMLMVGAYVAILVFAATGITPLVGMLLAMVLMFGLGVLLQKVLLKHVVDEGLEQPIIVLFGLALILQNLGRVLLGGDARTADIGIPGDGFELGFAFMSFPRTVTFVVSVLLIVLTWAFLQYTKTGQAIRATAQNRTAAKYMGINTDQIYVITLGIGTALAGAAGALLSMLFPIDPYVGWSYLLKTFAVVVLGGVGSVIGTLVGGLVLGVSENLGALYLGGGYRNVVSLLIFLVVLLVKPEGLFGGSGGGE
- a CDS encoding SDR family oxidoreductase codes for the protein MVDGTVCIVAGGGNGLGRAAAHELAAHGARVVVNDLGCEVDGTGSDASVPEDVAEAIRERGGTATAHHGDVSDFEYAERLIADTVAEYGRVDFVCNFAGILRDGISYKLSEEDWREVIETNLTGQFAPLRAAAKHWREASEEQSVESDGDESDDGGFDRQRSYLAVSAGAARGSLGQANYAAAKAGVLGMVRSVSNELIRSNVRVNALVPNGYTRMTETVPEEHRPYTESEMPPEKVAPLVAYLASEAAEDVTGCTLYAGGDRVGVFSDPATEAVGVSPDGWTLESLSEHFREDVAGDVELSRTESYL
- a CDS encoding ABC transporter ATP-binding protein — protein: MSLLEVDSIDVAYGNVQVLWDVSLSVDKGETVALLGANGAGKTTTLKTICGDLSPMDGEIRYKGESIGDMPHEDVVAKGVAHVPEGREVFTESTVRENLELGAYLDRSGMDERLERVYDIFPRLEERAKQQAGTLSGGEQQMLAIGRGLMSDPDLLLLDEASLGLAPVLVDDVFEAIQRINDEGTTVLLVEQDIYNALRVADRGYVIKTGEISLSGTAQELAQDERVEESYLGA